Part of the Echeneis naucrates chromosome 1, fEcheNa1.1, whole genome shotgun sequence genome, AAGCTTTTATGCGATTTAAACAACAACACGAACTGAAGTTAGCTCACAGGGACATTTCACAAGAGTTTTACCATTTTATGTCTCTGTAAACACGTGTGATGCTTCTCTAGTGTTGACAACTGCACCGGAAGTGGGATGGTCCGTCATCAAATGGTGTCCGAGTTCGTTTCGGTGAAAGCAGCattgttcctgttttcttttcttttttctttttcttttttaacaaaagTCCTCAAATGTATTTGATAAAgtctttttttaactgtaaattTTGAATAACTAGTTAATctccaatatatatatatatatatatacatataaaaaagatTATCACATAAAATATCATATTAACATATAAATAATCTATGAATACTTACTGATAAAAGCAAATATCAAAATAGGGCGAGATTGTTatctttgttgttatttgttcaCGAAATAACATACACTAACATTAACTGCTACAaagtttaattaaattatatgattttttacttttttattagGGTCTGTATTCAGTATCAGCAggaaaaaatagatttaaattaacaataaaatgtaattaataataatttcaaaaaagaaagaatacaaCACAAACCAGTGTCCATAAATGGGATGCTGATAATGATCAGTTTAGTTCAAACTGTTTCAGAGACAGGTTGAGTACAGTCAGCCTCCCATGTACAGTGTGTCCTCAGTTCAAGAGTTTACACTGTATCACCAAAAGTATGTAAGTGTGCATGTTAGTAagtattaaaattaaattaaaaacaatgaaaaaggtTCCCGTTACTTATCTATCATTGTTATAATAAAATAGAGGCAGcacggtggaatagtggttagcactgttgcccacaacaagaaggtcacaggttcaatTGCACAGAAggcctggtgcctttctgtgcagagttttcatgttctgtgtgggtttcatgcatgtttgggttgattgtaaattgtctgagtgtgagtggttgttggtctctgtctgtctctgtgtgttggccctgagatgaactggcaacctgtccagggtgaccccgccctcacccaacatgaactgggattggttccagtgCCCCcccgacccggaaacagataagcaatagaaggtagatgaatgaatgaatgaatgaatgaatgcatgaatgaatgcatgataAATCAGTCACATGGCAACATTGGGCAGAATTATACTGCTGTCACAGTTTCCCTGGCAGCTGCTTTTCATGTAGTGAATGCAGTCTGGTGGTTTCCAACCTGGAGGTGAGGTTTTTCTAAAGGACAGCAGAATGGggtggatgaagatgatgattagtgggaggaaagaaaaaagaaacttctgCTGCATTTGTTAATTCAATATTGTATAATTGCAGCTCTGGCCGTTACATTTATGTAAACGTGTATGAAACCACCTAGTACATTCCTTAAAGGATTATGCTCTTTCTTAAGTACATTTTAATCCAGAGAAACCAGAGATCTACTATCTTTAATACAATTATTataaatgtagtggagtaaaaatgCAAAGTTTCAAAAACTGGAATTATAAGTTAAGTCCTAATAACTCTGAACTGTGCGTGAAGTTCAGTATTTTTATAATGTTGTGATGTTGTTGAATGTGCACAAACGTTACTTGTTGTCATGTAAATTAAGTATGTCCACTGAAGTGAGCTGCACCTTTAACAGAGTGACTCAGACTGTATGAATCAGATCATTGAATAAAATCTTTTGAGGGAAGAAGAGCAGTCATAAATCACACAACGTGAACTGGCGTCACTGTCGCAGGCAAAGATTATAAACCAGACAGTGCTCAAAAAAACGTCAATGGTCTTTGGGTTTTCTCTGAGCCAAAACCTTCCATGCTATTCTCCCTCAGTTTGATTTGCCATCCCAGAATGAGGTCACCTCTCCAATCTACACAATTTTCTTTTCCGCAAATATTACATAAGCTTTTAATTTCTGATTTGTggtctttttaatcaaaatagGTCAAAGAATTTTCAAAGTTTTATGTAACTGTTCTTTTTTCTCAGGAGAAAATACTCTCTGATTAAGGTCAAACTAATGAATTGATCTAAACAGTCAACACATATATTGGATTTATTGAATAGTTGGAAGTTCATTCAATCAAATTATTATGTCCACAGAGATATCCAGGATGATGCATTTATCAATACAACTTTTATTGTACTGGTTTTAGTACAACCTGATTTTTCCACTTTTGTACTGAAATTTTACAAACGTAAGCAGTTTCATCAGGTTTGTgagaaaaaaacagcttttctgGGTTTCAGATTATAACCCAGAACATTACAAAAAAGAACTAGATGTTGATAGAGGAGCAGCAGACTCATCAGACTTACTGAAAACAAAGTCGCCTGCAAGTGCACAACATATTTGTAGGAACAAAGATGGGACAATCATAGGTCAGCACCTATGATCAATTTCCACTGTACAAAGAATGAATCCAAACTTAAGGCTTTTATTTACGActtctcatttattcatttgggagatatttttctttaaagtgaCTTAAATGAGGGCGGGACATCACCAGAGCTCTGATGGGATTTCCCAGCTTGTTCAACCCTCAAAGAGCCACAGACAAGACCAGTGTGAGATTTCCTTGTGAGCACAGACGGCAGCTTTTTAATGGCACATAAGGCCATTTGAAAGTGTTTCACAAGATGGCTGCAGATGCAAAAGTCATAACAACAGTGATGTGAATTTGATTCACATGATCATAGGTAGTGAATGTATCGATGAGCAGATAAGTGCTGTGGGTCCTAAGCTGTTTGAAGGCCGGATGTGCTGGTCCATTCTGAGTCATCTGTAAGAGTTTCACCGCATGTGAAGAGCAGACAGGCGGAGCAGTTGCTTTTAAAATCTCCAAATGTTTACTGTTGCAGTGCTTCGATTTCAGAATCAAAGCAACACTGTactaaataaaatgataaaaactaGTACCTTGACTAGTACCTTGACTAGAGGCATTTGCAAAATGGTGacctgagaaaaacaaatgcaacaaaatatcGGCTGTAGTCACTGTTCTACGCCTACATTTATGGTCATATGATTCGGTATTGATGAGTAAtttcagaatataaaaaggtCATGTAGAGTCATGGGCTACTTTACCCTTTAGCCTGCTCATCATGTAAGAATTCACTCATATTACCAAAGCCACTAAAATCTGAGAAGTGGCAGCTGGCTGTATGCACATTAAGGAGTTTGATTGAAGTTgcaaataaatggatgaaaagatCTGATGGCTCAGCCATCCTGTTGAAACCTGCGAGCACCAAGCCTCTGCTGTGAGCTGAAGCAAAAGACTGCACAGTCTTGTTAAAGTAGGCGAACAGTCTTCACCCATAGATAATCATAACAGCATGACCTTCAAATTCACGACCAGCATTTCACCACAAAGGCTGACGTATGATTCCGCCTGAGCCGAGTAACAAGAAACAAATTTGCAGCCTTGGAGTTATTTTAAGCAGCACCCAGACACATTACCAATTTTCTCTGGAGATACAAGGCCAGCTGGCCCGTAATGAACTCATACAAGCTGTTTTCTCTTCCTTAAAGTTTGTTCAGCTTCCCCCTCACTGTGCAGACCTGCATACCTAACCGACAGGAATGTGATTGTACTGCAGCTGAGGAGCCGTCAGACTTGTGGCTACAAGCACGCAGTGGATTGCATCACATCAGAGTGAGTTATCTTGTGTGAGTCTGAgggtgtgtgattttttttttcttttttttttggcttccaCTTAACATGTTAAGTCAAATCAGGAAGTGTGATGCCATGACAGTACAGAAGGAAGCAGGCACACAATGGCACTATGTCTGCCTCTCGGACTGGTAACATGAGAGGCCTTTGGGTGAAGACCCctctgctactgctgctgctgctgctgagcacgCTGACCAGGACGGGTAAGACCAGGACAGAGTTTTTTAATGTCTGAATGAAGACACAACTGGACTCTTTCGTTCCACTCTTCTGTCTCCTCGCTGCTCTGTCTTTTGTGCTTCAGTTATTCTGTCCGACTGTGTTGCTGCAGTTTGAGTGAAAGTGAAGCGTGTCTATTGTTGTGCTGTTGTACTGCTGTTGTTACTTTTATATAGATAAGTCGAATATCAAGGCCTGATTAACAAAAAACTCCCAAACTTTCGAGTTTccaggtgttttattttttcttcatttcaggCATTTTACAGTAATACTATTTTAAAAATCTACTTTTCAATGTCGCAATGTATACCTTTGGTATATTACCAGTTTATATGAACACTAGACTTTTCTTTTGGTTCTTAAGCAAGAGAAACATGACTTGTCAGGAACAAATTGCTCAACGTGATTAATATCCCCACCTACCACAAAGTGTGGTAGGTGGGGATATTAAACTCACTAGGTGTGTTTAGCAACAGtttagtttctctttttctgcaaCCATTTGAAATCATGTAGACGGAAGTCCTTAGTTCCTGTGTAAATGGCTTtagtgactgttttgtttctccaCTGCAAATTTTTAAACTCTGTGAAACCTGAAACATCTTCTTTCagatttgcttttctttttaatacgAAAGAAAGTTGACAGTTAATacaattgttttctttttattttgtctacaATGACAGTAACATGGTTCTGTATAACATAAATTGCAGTATTGTGCCAAAGTGATGGCGTTGAGGACGATGGAGATACAGGAGCTGAGGTAGCAGAAAATCATGAACAAGCCctaaatgatgatgatacaaCTGGTGAGCTGTGATGAATAATATTAAAACACTGCGTGGCCAAAAGTATATGGACAGACACAGCTATTgctcatgtttcattttcagggtTACAATATAGTGGTGTACGGTTTAAATTTTTGTGGAAGCTGTCGTACTTCTGGCCATGTGGTGTAAATAAAATGGCACTTTTCTCATTGTAAATATTGTCCATGTGAGGACgtgctgctctttctctttgtaGATTTGCTCTCACCTGTTTCTCATAGCCCTTTACCATCAGGTCCCTCCCCTACAGACGATGCAGGTATATTCTATTATGTGTGTTTCACTAATTCATACTTCCTCCATACTATTTTTTTGCCTTGTTATTGATATTTCAATTAAACTTACATTTTTAGAGTAGTTATAAATGATCTGGGACTTGATTTTATGGGACTGCTCTTGAACTGCTGTATAGTTGGGTTTTACGTATTTTGAGGTTGTCTGCATACAGACAAACATTACAATTCAATTCTTTACAcaataaaaatttaataaaatcaacaaacacGTCTGGGGAATTTTATAGACTTAACAGTTGGAATTGGAtgataaaatgcatttaaacacatttgcaGGTTTAAGCATCTCTGTCCCATATTAGATTTGATTACTCAGGTAAAACCACTGAAATCTAATATAACGGCACTGCAGTTTGTGTTCGTGTGGAAACTGTGGCTGCTTATGGTGTCTGTATATTGTATCAGCTTATACAAGtgtttttctattgttttttcCACCTGTTAGTGAAGCTATGCTAAATAACAGAAACACTTTCCTGTAAAAGGCTAAACAGTTCATCAGCAGCACAAACTACATCTGCAATAATCAGATTaatcaacatttctgcaaaacTGGTTAAATAAATCCTTTCTTCATCATTTGGACTACATCAGTTTTAGAAAAGAAACTGCAGAGTGATATTCGTGGCACACTGTGGATTCTATAGCCAGCATGCTGAGTGATATATAGCTGATGTAATATTTTGAACTGCCTTTCCAAAGCTGTCTTTCTCATGACTCTCTTGTGAGTGGGCTGTTCACATTTATCCGTCCAGTGAGCGAGAATAGAAAAACTCAAATCAGCTTCCCACAGTCTGTGCTATTACATAAAGTGTTTTATAATAGATAATAATCTGTATTTGCCCCTCAGAAGTAGCACTTTTGCAAAATTGCtggcaaaataaatacaagctctgaatatttttttaggtCACACCTAGGAATATGAAATATACCAGCTGACATCACAAAGGAGGCAAAAGTTGGGAATCTGTCTGTAATCAATGAAGCCTTTCAGTTATGGTGTCTAAATATTTCTTCTATTGTTGTTTCCCcttcaggatcaggaacagatgTCCACCCCACTGCTGAACATAGTACGTCAGACCATTCATGGCTTCATATATTAACGCACCACTAACTCATCCCTTATTAGATTAGACAGTAAATGTGCCAGTAACAGGCCAGTAACAAGTGCCATCTGATTCGAAGAGAAGGTTTTAAATTTTGATCCTACAGAAAGTAGGCATAAAGTCAACAAGATGTAGTTCAGTGAGACAGACGATAACTCATAGACCTCCATGTTTAGCCTGGCTGGACTGATGATGACTGATGAGTCACTGCTGTGCCAAAAGTTTTAGAAGGATCTACAAGGGACCCTGAAGCTCCAGAGACCACCATCTCGTCACAGAAGGAAGACAGTCTGGGTTTCATCCTCATCGTGGTCCTTggggtgctggtggtggtgataATTGCCATGATAGTTTGTGGCATCTTCATCAGACACAGAttgaacaatataaaaagaGATGAAGGTATGTCCATCACGAAGGAGAACATTTTAACCCAGTCACTTGGGCCTTTGGGTCAATGCATTGAAGGTTTGCCCAGAGCAACTATAATGTCACTGCATTATACTATAAAGCATCAAATTATCTATTAAGTCCcttaaaaatgtactttgtaATTATGATAAATAACCATGAACAATGAGTGAAGCTTGTTCTCTTCTGATAGAGCTAAGAAAAGAGGATCCTTATTTGGATGGATCTGATGGTGAGAAGGTACCAATGTAAGTACTGAGCATTGAAAAAAGCACATTATTCTGCCCACtgttattttggcagatattgTATAACATTTAATCTCTATTGAATTTACAGCATCAGTTACGTGTTGCCCTCTATGTGTAATGTCCTCTTTGCAAACTGTGCAAAGGAGGAAGTTCGATGTTGTGATTCCACACTTTATCTTTCATCAGTGGTGAATTGCAACACCCAGAACATCTCTAACAGCAAatttatttcatcattcatCCTTTGTTAAGCAAATATCCTTAAGAATTACATCTGCTGTTATCCcatgcaaagttttgcaacTTTACAGTGAGATAAACAAACTTGGAATAAAGATTGAAGACAATGATAGTGGAAGCAGCTGATGGGGAGCAATACCAATAAATCCAAAGACAGAAGTTACACAGCAAAAAAGACGAGATACCCTAAACAATGGTAGAGTTCAGGTAGAGTGTGTTTCATTGTGGTTTTGACCCAACTATAGTGAGTGTGTAGTGATTTGTTACCAATGGACATACCAATGGCATAAAATAGCTCTATATATTTGCTGATAATTTGCTGACACCAttggtttattttaatttttatacaTGTTTAGAGTTTCTTGACATTCTTTTTCACAGTGGTAGAAAAATTGGGATCAATGCATTCACTTATCTCTACTTTAGTTTATAATAAACTATCTGCAGTGTCTTGCAATAGGCCAGACCTGAGAACCAGTGTTTAACATATATAATATTTAGAGTGGATCTAGCATTGGTTAATAAACTGATATGTGTACTCCTATGAACAACTGACTGGTAAACGTAAACTAGTTAGTAAACCAGTTGGAATTTTACTGTATTTGATTTCTCAATAAAGCTGTGCCTTTCAGGCCCATGTTTGAAGAAGACGTACCGTCTGTGCTGGAACTAGAAATGGAGGAGCTGGACCAATGGATGAAGAAAGACAGTAAGTTTTCTCAGGGCATAAAACCAACTATAAACCAACTATTAACCATTAACAATTTTAAATTAGGCTAAGTAGAGAGGTTTACTGTGTGTCAGAAATATACTCAACTGCCAATTTATTAGACGAAATGAATTGATACTGATTGATTATAAATTATcaataaatattcatgaattgttcacaagtttaaaatgtttaatttttctttgacCCCCTCATGAATTTCAGAGTTATTTTTGGAGGTCATGGTTTGTGGTGCTGCTGAACTAAGTCATACTGAGACATTTTATCCAACCCAGTTGTATGAAGAGAAAGTAACTGAACCACATATCAGGGTAACACAACACAATTCAACTGGCCCACCAAACCTCAGCCATCAAAAGAGACTGTAAGGTTGAATCAGCACCTCTTTAACAGCCTGACAAATGTAAGGTTAGTCACTTAGTTTTCACAAAGTGTACCAAACAAACTGGCAAGTAagaaaacgttttttttttttttccagcagtgaCTTGACTTTGTAGTTTTTATCCAGTAGATGTCACTGTTGCTTTTTGAGATATAAACAAACAGACTACACACTAATTTCTTAATTGTTGAAGATACTCACATAGTCCTTTTGTGAATTCagtttatttcttaaaatttaTTGCTTCTAAGAAGTCACAGCTTTTTTCTGATTTCCCTTTCTGAAGTTTTGGTAAATATGCATTAATGGACTTTCCTGCCTCTTTGCTTGTTTTAGTTGAAACTGCAGATGACTCAAAAAATGCATGATCCCAATGACTGTGAGTTTATATCATTTCATATCAATATTTTCTTATACTAACATCAGACTTTACTCTGCATTTTTGTAATGTTGCTAGGATGTTGTGGTTTTGTGAGAATCATTTAATTAGTGAATAATATGGCATGAAATGTGTCTTTTGTTCTCTCTCGGCTCTCCTTTTTTGCTTCATTAACACTTGTTTGTAACCGCTGATGTCTGAATCAGTCACTGTGTCTCAacatcagctttttcttttattatcttAGTGAACAACCTTCTTGCAGATGTGAATGTAGCCGACATCAGCGGAACTTTCTCTTCATGAACACTCTCTGAGcaaaagtgtaaatatttgCTGTCTATACATTGAGAAATGACAACAAACCTATCGTACACAGCTTGTTACTCAACAATGCTAACACAACAGAAGATCAATAGTTGACTTTGGTAATAATAAGTCTTTGCAGATGCTTAATTTTTCTGCCAGCCAATTTGTTGTGATGCGCCAGCTGGTTTTCTTGGATAGCTGAGACTGTTGAACTGTGACCTTTTAATCATTTCACATGGTATTGTTTTAAAGAGTGAACACTCTAACATCTGTTAGTGATTACAAAAGGCATGCATGGAAGTGTGGCGCAACTTAACCCTGGGATAGCCTTACTGGAAGGGCTGGGAAGGCAAGGTCAAGGTCCACTCCACCAACTGTTGTCCAACGTCATTTACATGCTATTTTTTCCCAGGATTTTATTTCCAAAGCTGTTCAAGGGTTATGTTGTACTTTCATTGAGCAAGGAAGTGCTCTCTGCGCAGCAGGTTACTCAAGAGATCTCAGCACAGATGTAAATATGAGGTTAGTGCTGCTGTGGTTGCAAAATGTGATGctgtgactgcagctgctgggTCGTCTTTGTCAGTGATTCCACAGCAACTTAGAGTCTGTGGTGAATCTAATTAAGGAACAGAAGCATGTACAACATTTTTCAGGGTGCTGAAAAAGCTCGTTTAAAACCTACCAGTTGGATTTAGTTGGATTACGAGaaaatcacaaagaaaaaaattgttttgaagTGTGAAGCAAAATCTAGCTGAATAAAATCAACCAAAGaaccaaacaaaataatcaaagtcagcaaaaatgaatgaataaattgaatTGATTGAAAAATTCATCATTTTATACTGAAAGCCACTTGGGTAAAACACAGAGAGctgcacaaacaaatcaaatagTTGTGATAAACATTGCGGCAGATACAGAAATTAGCAAAAATCTTTATTGATTGGGAGCCGTGCTTCTTATACCTGATGAATAGAAATAAGACAATAACTGCTGTCTCTACACCAACTCTTGAAGGGAAGATATGACCCTTTAGCTTCCAAAAGCACCACAATATTCATCTGCTAGCTAGTGACATCTACCAAGTATGCACTGGAGAAAACTAAAGCCCTTGATACTGTTGTGGAGGATTGTTAAGTTGAGTTATAATTCCCAAATCAGTTTGTCTCTGAGACAGTACTATTCATTTTACTCATAGTTGTAACTTCTTGTTctgaaaaaacagcaacaacaaaaaaaaaacccaaacaaacaagcaaaccaagaaaacaaactgttagTCTAGCTTTAAGCATTTAGCCCATAACACAAAATATTCACAGGAAAGATGTCTGCCTTTGTTTCAGAGAACGAATTAAACAATATCAACAATTTAcctccatttctttttaaaataagcATCACCAGTACTTATAACATACATTACAAATAGGAATTGTTGTGTCTCTGTAAATAAATACCTTTATATTGACCTAGATCTGCTCTATCTAAAAAGTACTTTGAGATAGCATTTGTGATAAAAATTGATGTGACTTGATTGATATTTAAGTTAAATACATATTCCTTAATGGCCCTGtcatggactggcgacctgtccagggtgtccctGGGCCTCGTCcgatgtgtgctgggattggttccagcaccccccggacctggaaacagataagcaatagaagataaatgaatgaataagaatattccttaaaacattaaatagtgaaatatttCTCTGTTGTCTGCTGATTTGTGGTTGGGTGCAGAGATTTCAATCCAGCTAAAACTGACAGTGTAGGCTGTGTGTTGCGGTCTGTTTGTCGGTGTTACGGCTTCAGTGATTCTTTCTTGATGCTGTGTGAAcggcatgtttttgtttgtccagaGGCTGATGACAGCAGTAGTGAGAAGGTCGCTCTGGGCGGGCTGGACAGTGCAGTCAGTAAATGTTAGTGGCACCGGCTGGATGCGCCCTCACTGCAGTCAGGACGAGAGAAAACAGCTTTGAATTACTGTAAAGCATCtgttttaaaactaaatttctttccttatttgctcttatgtttgctttttttctacttttatttttgactttaccaaaaatgacaacaataaaaagCTTTAATGACTCTACAAATGCAGTTTCAGTACCATTAAGCTTCTGCACAGTGGAGTGAAACTACTCCCTGAACAAACTCCAGATATCAGAAGTTACAGAGAACTGacctctctccgtctctctgaCTGTGTTCCCATAATTTCTTTACTGCAGGTTAACAAAGGGCCTTCTCCCGGTATGCAAGGACACGCGGTCAAGATTGCATAGCTGCCAAATTGGATGTACTGACCTTTCTACAATCatccagcagtgtgtgtgagcacaggAGGCGGTAAAAACACTTTTACGCcaggaaaaaacatttcagagtaTTCAGAAAGAAATATGAACCTCTTTTTTGGCACAATGATCAGTGTTTCGCCTCTTATGtattgtttcttttgtgtttttctctgtttttatgattttattgaCTGTTATACCAGGGAAatgttctgtattttctgtctcattagtctgagagaaaaatatttcatagaAACATAAAAGGGCACTCTGTTGTTGCTCATAATTGTTCCCTGTTTGCTGATTTAAAAGGATGCATGGCCATCTTTAAGAACATTAGGTCAATACGTTTCTCCATCCCTCACAGATATGACTGCTCAGAGAGTCTGCTGATGGCTTATCTTCAGTTCAAAGCCTCTTTGTTGTGTTACATTGTGCGACTCCCTCCAACTGCAGGTTTTAATGGGGAAATATCGTGTTGAGGATTGTAGGCATGCATGACAGAGAGGGCCACTCCTTTTTCATGCCTGTGCAGAGCCTGTTAGGACTTTAGGAGAAAGAGTTTTTATTTGGAAACTGATTGAAATCTCAGTGTGTAATGTGGAGCCTTCTGTCTTTTGATAAGTTACTGCCTGTTGTAAAATCAGCTTTGAAAAACCTGCTGCtgataacattttaatttcatcatagTTAATAACCCTCTGAATGAATTTCTAGTATTTATGGATTATGTTTTTTCccagttttggtttgttttagtAGTCATTACACTGACCTGAATGTGAGTGCtattttctttggtgttttgCAGAATCTTgtactgtaaatatattttcattcctttttgtATATAATATTTCATCCGCAGGAATATTTTTACTCTGGTGATGAAGGTTTTTAAtgagatttaaataaataagatatatTGATGTGCAGTCCGAAACCTCTATCTTGATGTTAGTGACCCCTTCATGACCCCCTAATGACTTAGTGGAATGTCTCAAtggaaattaaataatttataattatGTTTGGTTGAGATATTCAAGTTCCTCAGAGAATAAATCCTTGTACTTTTTATTGATATGAAGTACCATCAACACTTTTCTATGAAATAACTCAACATTTACACACTCAATCAGCATGAAGATTGGTACTattcattttatgaaatttAATTCATATTATTGGAGTGAAACTACCATACTATTagagtgaaatattttgagCTTAATGTATATCACTTTATTTACCAttacttttattcatttgacaGATGCTTTGtcgaaaatgtaaaatgtgcagACTCAGCCACAGAAGATCAAAAAATAACTCACCAGCATATTTCACTGATTCTGATTTCACTTAAATGCTTTAAAGTGACAGTTAAACCAGTTCAGAATAACAGCGTCATAAATACCAAAGAGCAGGTTGAAGTGTTATGTGTTTGTCATTATGTCACTGTATGCTCTGTTTTTCAGCTCGTGTGACTCCTGCTGTCAATCCACAGGTGAATATGTTCATCTGTCTAATGTTTCATACTCACTTCTGAAAAGCGGATAGAATCCGTATCAAAGGAAAGTCTGGAGGAGAAAGAATAGACCATCCGTGCAGGCCAATGAATACATAGGAGATAAATGTCTCTCATGCCACTCTTgcttttcattctctttctcattAAATTTCCAGACAGTTGATCTGTCTGTCACAGGGTCCTCATCATTACTTGCATCAGTCTGGTCAGTAACTGCTGAGTAATCGCTGACATTTTCATAATTAGCTTCTAAAGGAAAATACTGAATTATGGATTATCAAGCCTCTTGCAAAAACagttctgctttttgtttggtGGACGTTCATGCCTGGAGAATCAAAGCAAAAGAACTTTCCAGTCTAATTTTTATACCCTCAAAGGTAAGCTTGAAATAAGAGTGCCTGTCTTACATATTTTTATAACTCATC contains:
- the tmem154 gene encoding transmembrane protein 154 isoform X2; translated protein: MSASRTGNMRGLWVKTPLLLLLLLLSTLTRTVLCQSDGVEDDGDTGAEVAENHEQALNDDDTTDLLSPVSHSPLPSGPSPTDDAGSGTDVHPTAEHILEGSTRDPEAPETTISSQKEDSLGFILIVVLGVLVVVIIAMIVCGIFIRHRLNNIKRDEELRKEDPYLDGSDGEKVPMPMFEEDVPSVLELEMEELDQWMKKDS
- the tmem154 gene encoding transmembrane protein 154 isoform X1 is translated as MSASRTGNMRGLWVKTPLLLLLLLLSTLTRTVLCQSDGVEDDGDTGAEVAENHEQALNDDDTTDLLSPVSHSPLPSGPSPTDDAGSGTDVHPTAEHILEGSTRDPEAPETTISSQKEDSLGFILIVVLGVLVVVIIAMIVCGIFIRHRLNNIKRDEELRKEDPYLDGSDGEKVPMPMFEEDVPSVLELEMEELDQWMKKDIETADDSKNA